A window from Gorilla gorilla gorilla isolate KB3781 chromosome 21, NHGRI_mGorGor1-v2.1_pri, whole genome shotgun sequence encodes these proteins:
- the GDF5 gene encoding growth/differentiation factor 5, with protein sequence MRLPKLLTFFLWYLAWLDLEFICTVLGAPDLGQRPQGTRPGLAKAEAKERPPLARNVFRPGGHSYGGGATNANARAKGGTGQTGGLTQPRKDEPKKLPPRPGGPEPKPGHPPQTRQATARTVTPKGQLPGGKAPPKAGSVPSSFLLKKAREPGPPREPKEPFRPPPITPHEYMLSLYRTLSDADRKGGNSSVKLEAGLANTITSFIDKGQDDRGPVVRKQRYVFDISALEKDGLLGAELRILRKKPSDTAKPAAPGGGRAAQLKLSSCPSGRQPAALLDVRSVPGLEGSGWEVFDIWKLFRNFKNSAQLCLELEAWERGRAVDLRGLGFDRAARQVHEKALFLVFGRTKKRDLFFNEIKARSGQDDKTVYEYLFSQRRKRRAPLATRQGKRPSKNLKARCSRKALHVNFKDMGWDDWIIAPLEYEAFHCEGLCEFPLRSHLEPTNHAVIQTLMNSMDPESTPPTCCVPTRLSPISILFIDSANNVVYKQYEDMVVESCGCR encoded by the exons ATGAGACTCCCCAAActcctcactttctttctttggtACCTGGCTTGGCTGGACCTGGAATTCATCTGCACTGTGTTGGGTGCCCCTGACTTGGGCCAGAGACCCCAGGGGACCAGGCCAGGATTGGCCAAAGCAGAAGCCAAGGAGAGGCCCCCCCTGGCCCGGAACGTCTTCAGGCCAGGGGGTCACAGCTATGGTGGGGGGGCCACCAATGCCAATGCCAGGGCAAAGGGAGGCACCGGGCAGACAGGAGGCCTGACACAGCCCAGGAAGGATGAACCCAAAAAGCTGCCCCCCAGACCGGGCGGCCCTGAACCCAAGCCAGGACACCCTCCCCAAACAAGGCAGGCTACAGCCCGGACTGTGACCCCAAAAGGACAGCTTCCCGGAGGCAAGGCACCCCCAAAAGCAGGATCTGTCCCCAGCTCCTTCCTGCTGAAGAAGGCCAGGGAGCCCGGGCCCCCACGAGAGCCCAAGGAGCCGTTTCGCCCACCCCCCATCACACCCCACGAGTACATGCTCTCGCTGTACAGGACGCTGTCCGATGCTGACAGAAAGGGAGGCAACAGCAGCGTGAAGTTGGAGGCTGGCCTGGCCAACACCATCACCAGCTTTATTGACAAAGGGCAAG ATGACCGAGGTCCCGTGGTCAGGAAGCAGAGGTACGTGTTTGACATTAGTGCCCTGGAGAAGGATGGGCTGCTGGGGGCCGAGCTGCGGATCTTGCGGAAGAAGCCCTCGGACACGGCCAAGCCAGCGGCCCCCGGAGGCGGGCGGGCTGCCCAGCTGAAGCTGTCCAGCTGCCCCAGTGGCCGGCAGCCGGCCGCCTTGCTGGATGTGCGCTCCGTGCCAGGCCTGGAGGGATCTGGCTGGGAGGTGTTCGACATCTGGAAGCTCTTCCGAAACTTTAAGAACTCGGCCCAGCTGTGCCTGGAGCTGGAGGCCTGGGAACGGGGCCGGGCCGTGGACCTCCGTGGCCTGGGCTTCGACCGTGCCGCCCGGCAGGTCCACGAGAAGGCCCTGTTCCTGGTGTTTGGCCGCACCAAGAAACGGGACCTGTTCTTTAATGAGATTAAGGCCCGCTCTGGCCAGGACGATAAGACCGTGTATGAGTACCTGTTCAGCCAGCGGCGAAAACGGCGGGCCCCACTGGCCACTCGCCAGGGCAAGCGACCCAGCAAGAACCTTAAGGCTCGCTGCAGTCGGAAGGCACTGCATGTCAACTTCAAGGACATGGGCTGGGACGACTGGATCATCGCACCCCTTGAGTACGAGGCTTTCCACTGCGAGGGGCTGTGCGAGTTCCCATTGCGCTCCCACCTGGAGCCCACGAATCATGCAGTCATCCAGACCCTGATGAACTCCATGGACCCCGAGTCCACACCACCCACCTGCTGTGTGCCCACGCGGCTGAGTCCCATCAGCATCCTCTTCATTGACTCTGCCAACAACGTGGTGTATAAGCAGTATGAGGACATGGTCGTGGAGTCGTGTGGCTGCAGGTAG